Genomic window (Candidatus Kouleothrix ribensis):
CTCGGCGCTTGCTCGTACGCCAGGGCCGCGTGTGTTGGAGCACATCCTGGTAGCGACGAGGTTGATGCTGCCCTGGACTCATTCTTAGGTGCCATTGATTCTTGGTGTCTACTGGTCTACAATTTTGGCACAGACGCAAGGCGCCAACCACGTACACCGTATATAATGTATTCGGGCGGCTCGCAGGCGATTCCAACCCGCTCGATGCACTCTGTAGATGATTTGGCGCATCCGCAATTGCAAGCAGGATCATGAGCCTATATCTATCGTTTCAGCTGCTGCTGATCCTTTCAGCTACTATATCGATCGGCTTGCTGGGCTATGCGCTGCGCTATCGCTATGTGCCCGGTGCGCTGGCCTTCGTGCTGATTATTGCCGGCGAAGGCATCTGGACGATCGGCTACTTCGCCGAGCTGCGCGCCGAGCTGCTCATCGGCAAAATCGTATGGGATAATATTCAGTTTATCGGGGTCGATCTTGCGGCGATCGGCACGCTGGTATTTGCGCTGGTCTATACCCATCAGGATATGCTGCTGCGCCGCTTCGGCGCACTGCTGGGCATCGAGCCGATCGCGAATATTCTGCTGGTATGGACAGACCCGGCCCATCATCTTGTGCGCATCGCGCCGCAGCTCGACACGGCTGGTGCATTCCCGGCACTGGTGTATAGCTATGGGCCGTGGATGTGGGTGATGATCGCGCATGCCTACCTGCTGATCGCTGTCACGCTGGCATTGCTGGTGCGCGAGAGTCTCGACAACCAGCGGCTGTATCGCCGCCAGATCCTGGCGATCACGCTTGGCCTGGTCGTGCCGCTGATCGGCTCGTTCATAACCGTGGCCGGCCTGGTGCCGATCGCCGGGATGGAGTCGCTCGATCTCACGCCGATCACCTTTGCAATCGCTAACCCGATCCTTGCCTGGGGTGTCTTCCGCTACCGCCTGCTCAATCTTGCGCCGGTCGCGCGCCATCGCGTGGTCGAGCAGATGGCCGATGGTGTGATTGTGCTCGATCGCAACGGGCGGATCGCCGATATCAACCCGGCGGCCTGCACGACACTTAAGGTTGCGCCCGGTGTCTTGATCGGCCAGCCGACCGAGCAGGTGTTTGCCGATTGGGCCGAGCTGATCGTGCGCTATCGCGATGTCGAATCGGTGCGCGAGGAGCTTACGGTGGCGTACCAGGGCGTCAGCCACTACATCGATCTGCAGATCTCGCCGCTGACCGATCGGCGCAGCCGGGTAACCGGCCGGCTGATCGTGTGGCACGATATCACCGAGCGCAAGCGGGCCGAGCTCGAGCTGGTGCGCCAGACGCTTCAGCTCGAGCGCCAGACGCTCGCACTCCAGCAGGCGAAAGATGCGGCCGAGGCCGCCAGCCGCGCGAAGAGTGCGTTTCTATCGTCGATGAGCCACGAGCTGCGCACACCGCTTACGGCGATCCTCGGCTATACCGAGCTGATCGAGACCGATCTTGGCGAAGGTGAAACCGATCAGATCGGTGGCGATATCGCGCGGATCAAAACCTCGGGCGAACACTTGCTTGGCCTGATCAGCAGCGTGCTCGATTACTCGAAGATTGAGGCCGGCAAGCTGGTGCTCGACCTGACGACGTTCGCGATCGCCGATCTGATGGACGAGCTGGCCACCCTGGCCCGGCCGCTGGTCGAGCATCAGGGCAATCGGCTGGTGGTCGAGTGCCCGCCCGCGATCGGTACCATGCATGCCGACATAATTCGGACTCGCCAGATCCTACTCAACTTGCTCTCGAATGCGGCTAAGTTTACGCGCCAGGGCCAGGTGACCCTGCGCGCATCGCGCAGCGTGGGCGTTGACGGCGTGTCGATCGTGTTCGAGGTTATCGATACGGGGATCGGTATGGACACAGAGCAGATCGGGCAGCTCTTTCAGGAATTCATGCAGATCGATCTATCGTCGGAGTATCATCAAGGCGGCACCGGGCTGGGCCTGGCGCTTAGCCGCCAGCTGTGCCGCCTGATGGGCGGCGATATCGTGGTGGTGAGCCAGCTGCATGTGGGTTCGACTTTCACCGCGATCATTCCTGCGCATGTCGCAGAGTCGGCCGATCTGGCTCAGACGCTGCGGTCGAGCACATAGACCTCGTAATCGCAGATGCCGCTGCGCATGGCATAGTTGTGGCGCACGCTGAACTGCGGTGCCAGCAGTGCCCGGTACTCCTGATTGGTGCGGATGTAGCCGCCGCGGTCGAGCCAGTGCATCAGGTGCCCGGCCACATTCCACGGGTCGGGCGGTGGCGTGTCTTCCATCACCAGCAGCGTCGCGCCTGGCTTGAGCACACGGTGCAGCTCGGCTACGCTGGCGCGCACTAGCGCGTCGGGCATATGGTGGAATACGCCCAGCACCAGCGCGGCGTCGAAGTGTTCGCCGCTAAGCCCGATCGCGGCGCCGCTGGCCACCGCGAACCGCCCAGGGTAGTGCCTCCCGGCATATTGCACGTAGTAGCGCGCCAGGTCGACGCCAGTATAATAGGTCGGCGGGAAGGCCGGGGCAAACTCGCCCGTGCCGCAGCCGAAGTCGAGGAACTCGCGCTGCCCGACATCGCGCCAGGGCGCCAGCTCGCGCTCGATCACTGCCCTCTCGCCGCGAAAGCCGTTTTCAACGACGCGCCGTAGCATATTCCAGGCCTGTGGCTGTTCGGATACGCGATCGAGGATCTGCTCGAGCATGGATTCTTCTTTCTCTATCAGGGCTTATGCGCTCAGCGTTTATAGCCTGCGGCAGGGCAGTACTGTATTGTGTATGGTGTTTGCGCGCAGCGCGAAAACCAGAGGTACCATGCTGCCGCAGGCGCATCTCGCCAAAGACGTGGGCCGTTGCCTAAGCCCTATACTGTTGCGCCAAGGCTGCGCGCTCAGGATGCGCGGCGCGCGCGTATCAGAATCGAGAGCCCGATGGGAAATGTGCCGCCGCGCGCCAGCCAGGCCGCTTCGCCGGCGAGCGGCCAGCGCAGTAGCTCATTTACCGGCGGCGCCGGCAGCGCCAGATCGGATTGGCCCTGCTCGAGCATGGGCAGCGCGCGCTCGAGCAGGCGCTGTGCCAGCGGCAGCGGGAAGAGCAGGCTATTGATGTACGAGCAGCGCTCGACGATCAGCCCGCCCGAGGCGATCAGCGCGAGCGCGGCGGTGCTAGTATAGCGCCGGCGTGTGTGTACCGCCCGGTCGTGCTTGCTGCGCAGGAACTCGTAGGCCGGTAGCCGGATCAGCAGCCGCCCGCCCGGCCGCAGCACGCGCCGCGCCTCAGCCAGCGCCTGCCGCTCGTCGGGCACCGCGCGGTGGTACAGCACATCGAATGAGGTCACCAGGTCGAAGCTGCCGCTCGCGAACGGTAGCTCGAGCACCGATGCGCGTGCCAGCACGCCGGGGAGCCGTGGCCCACCTAGCTCGAGCGCCTCGGCCGCCAGGTCGATCCCGGCTACATTGCCGTAGCGCCGCAAGAACAGCGCGTTGCCGCCGGTGCCACAGCCCGCGTCGAGCACCTGTAGGTCGCGCCGCCCGGCATAGACCTCGTCGAGCAGCGCGGCCGCAATCGCGCGCATCCCGCCATACCACCAGTGCCGGCCCTCGACCGCTGCCATCACCGCGTATTCCGTGCGTTCCATCCGCCCTACCTTACCCAATTGCCCGCTGAGTGCCTCGCGTATCGGGAGCGCCTGCGTTGCTGGTCACAGTACGCGATCGTGTGGGCGCCGCCGAACCGCATCTGCGACCGATGCTACCGGCATGCTCTAGCGAAGAACAGCACGATCGAACCAGCCTGTCAGGGTAACCGCCCGTACCTGCTGGCTCCGGCGTACTGCCCGCTGCTAATGGCCCAAACGCCCGGCAGTGTACCAGAAGGCTTCCTTCGGCGCAAACAGCCCCAGGCGCACAAACGTGTGTATGCCAGGCCATTGACGAACCGGCGCATGGCGCATACACTGTAGCTCTTGGCGTGCCATGCTGCCGCGTAGGTCGTGCAGATCAAGAAACACACGTTACCAGCATGAGCATGCCAGAGCGTACGCGGTGGCGTGTGTGGCAACCTACCGCGCCACTCTGCTGCAGGCCAACACGCCGACTGCGTATGCCCTGGAGAATGACGGAACGAGGAGCATTTCAATGAAACTATCACCCGATAAGGTCGAGCAGCTGGCGGCCAACCTGGTCGACAAGCTGGCCGAGATTGATGGGGTGCTGTTCAAGGGCGACGACGGGCAGCTGCGCCTGGCCGCCCAGCAGGTTATCACCGACGAGCTGATGGTCGAAGAGCAGCTCGACGCCGAGATCCACAAGATGCTGCAGGCCTACAAATACGAGATCACTATGGGCCGTATGAACTACGACGAGCTGTTCAAGAAGACCAAGCAGCGCATGGTCAAAGAGCGTAAGCTGACGCTGTAGGCTGGCATAGCCGGCTTAGCGCCTGGGTACGAACCCGCGCCGCCGCATGAGCATGATCAGCAGGTGGTCGCGCCAGAACAGCATCCAGCGCACGCTGTAGTACACCAGCCGGTAGAGCCGGCTGCGCCGCACGAAGTCGTAGTCGACCAGCAGCACCTGGGGGTTGGGCGTAATGGTGCGCATCAAGTTGTGTGAGCGTAGCAGGTTGCGCTGCACTACGAAGCTCCACAGCCGCTGTGGCAGCCGCGCCAGTGTCTTCTGGTGCGCGCGCTCGGTGGCGCTGCCGCTGGCGCGGCCGTACAGATCGGGGATGCTGCCGGTGCGCCAGTAGAAGCTCAGCGAGCGGCGGATGATCTCGCGTAGCTCGGCGGCGATCTCGGCGCGCTCGCCCTCGCTGAGTGTGTGGTAGTCGAGGTTGTAGAGCGCCAGGCCATCGTGCAGGTAGGGTTGAAGCACCAGCGGGCGCACCTGGCCGTCGCTTGCGCGCGCTAGCACATAGTAGCTCGGGATGGTGTGGCGCGGGCCTAGGCAGGCGGCGTATTCCTCGGCGGCGGCGCGCATCGCCTGCGCATCGGCCAACGCCTGCGCACGGGTGCCGCCCATGTCGCTCTTGAGCTTTACCACATGGCGGCGGTCGTCGGTGCGATACACCTCGGTCTCATTACCGCCAGCGATCCGCTCCAGCTCCAGGTCGTGATCGATCGGTGCAAAGATTGCGTCCGCGTAGCGAATCATCCCCACTTCTCCTCGGTCGGGTGCGGCTGTGCAGCGCCGGTACCTGCCCTCAACCACCCGGCCCGGCGCATCCGTTGATCTGGCTTGCGATGAGACGAATGGCGGCGCGCACAGGTTGCAATCAGCGCCGGGCCAGCTGGTGATAGAGCACGTCGTGCTGCTCGGCGATGGCCTCCCAGCTGAACTGCCGTGCCAGGGCCTGCCCGCCCTGGCGTAGCCGCTCGCACAGCTGTGGATCACGCTGGAGCCGGCCGATCGCCTGGGCCAGGCTTGGTGCATCGCCGGCCGGCACCAGCAACATATTCGCGCCGTCGCCGAGCCGGGCCGGCGCGCTAGGCAGTGCGCCGGCCGGCGCTGTGGTGATCACCGGCAGGCCGTGCGCCAGCGCGGCCAGCAGGCTGCCACGCCGAAATGAGGCGCCATCGCTGAACGGCAGCGCGGCGATGTCGGCTGCAAGCAGGTAGGCCGACACCTCGGCCGGCGCGCAGTGGCCGGTGCGCTGTACCCGCGTGCCTAGCCCGCGTTCGGCGATCTGGCGCTCGATCGCGGCAGCGTACGCGCGATCTTCGGCCGTGGTCGCGGCCCCGCCGATCAGCAGCAGCCGCACCGTGCTGGGCAGCCTGCCCAGCGCGTCGATTAGCGTTTCTAGCCCCTTGGTGCGCGAGATCAGGCCGAAGTAGGCCACGAGCGTCGTCGCGCTATCGGCGCCTAGCCGCGTGCGCCAGGCCTCGCGCGCATACTCTGGCGGCGGGGCGACGGCGATGTTGCTGCCGATCGGGATGAGCACCGGCTGGCTGGCTGGCCCGCAGTACCCGGCTGCAGCGGCTATATCGGCGGCGTTCGTGACGATCACGGCGTCGGCGGCGCGCAGCAGCCGCCGCGTCACCCACCGGCGTAGCGCGCCGGCTTTGGGCAGCAGGTATGGCAGCAGCAGATCGTGCGCCGTGACGACCACGCGCGGCCGGTGTTGGGACTGCCGCAAGCGCCAGGGCAGCAGGTTGATCGCCGGGTGCATGCCGCAGGCGCCGGTTTGATACTCGATGTGGAGCAGGTCGGGCCGGGTGGCGGCCAGCGCGGTGCGCACCGCGCGCCAGCTGCGCCAGCCCCAGCCAGCTGGCCGCAGATCAACCGTAGATGGCGGATCGAGGCTGGGCGAACTGACATGATAGATGGTGAAGCGTGATTCGTGAATCGTAAAGACGAACACGGTATGCCCGCGCGCGGCCAGCGCGCGCCCCAGCTGCTGGGTGTAGTCGCCGACGCCGCCCGGCCGGGGTGGGTACTCCGCGCTGATCAGCGCGACGCGAAGCGGCGTGGTGGCACGAGTTGACATCATGCTGTCATCTTGTAGCTGTGGCGACCGTGATAGTATAGCATCAATTCCGCCCATCTGCACAACATATTGCCGTGGAGGTGTCGTATGCGCCTGGCGCGCTATCGTGGCTTCGTTCTGCTCGCAGCGCTGGTGCTACAACCGATTGTTGTGATCGCGCAGCGGCATGCACGCGCTGTGCGGCGATCTGGTTTGTGCCTTCAACGCACCCGGCCGGCCCGCGCGGTGCTGGTCGCGGCCGGCCTGCTGGTCGCGGGCGCTCACCCGGCATGGGCACAAGCCAGCCAGGTTCCGGCTGCGCCGGCAACTCAGGTGCCGAGTACGCCACCGCTTCAGCTGTCCAGCTCGGCGTCGGTGGCGAGCGCTGCGATTGGCCAGGAATTTCAGTACACCATGGTGGTAACCGGCGATCGTGCGACGCCGCAAGCCGTCGAGCTGCGTGCCGCGATCGATGCGCAGCTCGAGGTGTTGGGTGCCGCAGGTGGGCAGTGTTCGGCCGGGGCGACGGTGATATGCGGCCTGAGGTTACAGCCGCAGCAACTAGCAACGATCACGATCGCCGTGCGCGTGCGCGCCAGCGCACGGCGTGGCACAGTAATCGGCTTCCAGGCGCTGGCCCAGGACGATGCGCAGAACACGGCGGCGTCCGAGCGCATCCAGGTGATGATCGCGCCAGATTCGCCGACGCGTGCCCAGCCGGCCCAGCGGCGGCATGCGCCAACCGCCGCGCCAGCGCCAACCACACCTGCCGCGCCAGCTGAATCTATGCCGCCTGCGGCTGCGCTGGTGCCTAGCCCGGCCCAGGCGGTAGTGCCGCTGGCTGCCGTGGCGCCAGATGAGGGCATCGCATTCTTCATCGGCACTGCTACCCCTGGCACGTCGCCTGCCCCAGCGGTGGCCGCAACTATGCCGGCCAGCCAGGCACAACCCACACCAGCCGCCGCCGGCCCCACGCCGCGCAGCCTGGCGCGCGATACTGCGCGCTCGGTACCACTACTGCCCGACACAGCGCTGGCGCCACCTGCGATTGGGCTGATGGTTGGGCTAGCCGGGCTGGCATTGATCCTGCGGGGTGTGCGGCGCGTGCGCCGGGCCGCGCGCCTGATCGAGCCGCAGATCGCGGCGCTGCAGCGCATGCGCGAGCTGTTGCGGCGGCGTGGCGAGAACCATGGCCGCCACACTGGGCAGGCCTATAGCGACGAGCAGCACTAACACAGCTTGGCGAACATTCGTTCGTGCCGCTCTGCGCAGCAGAGTCGCGGTTCTGATACGCCATCCAGCGGGATGATCTGAAATCTCGAGATCCCTAACTCCGGCGCCCAAGCAGCCGCTCGGTGATCGCGCGGATCTCGTTGATCGCTGCGGCGTCGCCGCGCGTGGCGTCGAGCGCGGCCAGCGCCCGCTGGTGATAGTGCGCGGCCACGCCCTCGGTATAGCCGCGCGCATCGGCTCGATCGAGGATCGCCAGGATGCGCCGCACGTCGGCGTCGCCAACCTCGGGCTGGCCGTACAGCTGCGCCAGCTGGCCGTGCGGGCCGTCGGCAGTGAGCGCGTGGATGATCGGCAGGCTGAGCTTCCGCCGGTAGAGATCGGCGGCGAAGGGCTTGCCGGTAACCTCTGGGTCGCCCCAGATCCCCAGCACGTCATCCTGAATCTGAAACGCCAGCCCTAGACTCTCGCCATATTCGAACATAGCGCCGGCGCTGGTGGCGTCGGCCCCACCAACCAGCGCGCCCAGCCCGGCCGCAGCCGCGATCAGCGCGGCGGTCTTGCGGCTGATCATGGCCAGGTAGTCGGCCGCAGCGATTGTCAGGTCGCCCTCGAAGCTCAGGTCGAGAAACTGCCCCTCGCAGATCCGCAGGATGGTCTGGTCGAAGCGGCGAATGATCTCGAGTGTGCGCTCGGCCGGCACGCCGGCATCGCGTAGCTGGTGGAGCGCCAGGTGTGCGATGGTATACATGCCGTCGCCGGTGTTGATGCCCTGCGCCAGACCCCACACCTTCCACACGGTTGGCCGGCTGCGGCGCGTGTCGCTGTTATCCTCAATGTCGTCGTGGATCAGCGAAAAGTCGTGGATCAGCTGGATTCCGGCCGCAAGCGGCAGCGCCGTGCGCGGGTCGCCGCCGGCTGCCCGGCAGGCCAGCAGCGTCAGAGCCGGGCGTATCAGCTTGCCAGGGTCGTAGCTGGCCACGCCAAGCCGCTCGTCGCGCCAGCCCAGCTGGTATTCCTGCATCGCGTAGAACCGCGCAACGCGCGCCTCGGCTGCTGGGAAGGCGGCACGCATAGCGGCCTGAATCTGTGTACGAATGTCGGTTTGAGTCATCGTTTATTTCCATAAGCTAGCAAACACAGCCGGTACCGCTCGTGCAATGCCGCTAGTTGCGCTCGCATCCACTCGCCCTATGTGCGCTGTTGGCCTCGGCTTAATTTGTTCAAGCACGTATCTCTATTTGAACAGGATAAAGATGCTATTTACTACATCCAATAGTAGTATTTTGCAGGATATGACAAAAAATTTAGCCACAACACCCTTGATAGTATGACAAGACGTTGTAATGTTCCAGTAATCTTATGTAACCGGCTAGTAATCAAACAGTCTTGTGATAGAGTTGGTAAACTAATACACTACATACGCGGGCCGCACATAAACACACAAACGCTCACCCACGACAATCGCCGGCCATCTGGGCGCAGGAACGGGTAGCGTAGTACTGATCCACGAAGTTCAGCATCTGCAGCCAATCGGCGGACACGCCATTTGAAAGGAGATCCCGATGCCGCTCAACATGCGCTTCCGTTTCAGCCCGACGAAGGACGGCCTTGTCAAGGTGCTTGGTCCGCTCGAAACCGATATTATGCAGATCATCTGGCAGGATGAGCGCAGCACGGTTAAGAAGGTTCACCGCAAGCTCTCGCAGCAGCGCGATATCGCCTATACCACGGTGATGACCACCATGAGCCGGCTGGCCGAGAAGGGTGTGCTCAACCGCCACCGCGAGGGCCTGGCGTATGTCTACACCCCGGCGATCACCGAGGACGATTTTGTGACGATGGTGGTGCAGCAGGTGCTCGACGGTTTGCTGGACGACTACAGCGAGACCGCGATCGACTATATGGTCGATTACCTGGCCCGCCGCAACCCGAGCGAGCTGCGCCGCCTGCAGAAGGCTCTGCAGGCGCGCGTGGCGGCCTGAAGAGAACCGGACGACCAGTGACACGGTGACAGGATGATATGGCGGCCAGGCGCGTGCTTCCGCATAGTCATTCTGTCACTCGGTCATCGTGTCACACTGCCACCTCGCCCCACAGATCGTACTCGAGCGATTGTGTCACGCGCACCGGCACGAATGTGCCGGCCGGCGCACTCCCCCAGGCAAACACCTGCCCATCGACCTCGGGTGCATCGCGGAACGAGCGCCCCACCAGCAGCGGCCGGCCGTCTTCCGAGGTGCCCTGCCCTTCCACCAGCATTGTGATTGTGCGCCCCTGCCAGCGCTGGTTGCGCGCCAGCGAGACGCGCTGTTGTAGCTGCATCAGCTCGTGCCAGCGCCGCTCGATCACGCGCGCGCGCACCTGGCCCGGCAGCGTGGCCGCGTGCGTGCCCGGCTCTTGCGAGTAGCGAAACACGCCAACACGGTCGAGCTGCATTTCGTCGAGAAATGCCAGCAGCGCCTCGAACTCTGCGCGCGTCTCGCCGGGAAAGCCCACAATAAAAGTCGAGCGCAGCGCGATGTCGGGCATGGCCGCACGCAGGTCGCGCACGATCGCCCTGGTGCGCTCGGTGTCGGGCGGGCGGCGCATACGCCGTAGCGTATCGGGGTGCGCGTGCTGGAGCGGCATATCGAGATAGGCGCAGATCTGCGGATGGCTGGCGATTGTGGCGATCAGCTGCTCGGAGATGCCGTGCGGGTAGGCGTACATCAGCCGCAGCCATATGTGCGCGGGCAGCAGCTGGCACAGCTCGTCAAGCAGTGTGGCCAG
Coding sequences:
- a CDS encoding PAS domain S-box protein; the protein is MSLYLSFQLLLILSATISIGLLGYALRYRYVPGALAFVLIIAGEGIWTIGYFAELRAELLIGKIVWDNIQFIGVDLAAIGTLVFALVYTHQDMLLRRFGALLGIEPIANILLVWTDPAHHLVRIAPQLDTAGAFPALVYSYGPWMWVMIAHAYLLIAVTLALLVRESLDNQRLYRRQILAITLGLVVPLIGSFITVAGLVPIAGMESLDLTPITFAIANPILAWGVFRYRLLNLAPVARHRVVEQMADGVIVLDRNGRIADINPAACTTLKVAPGVLIGQPTEQVFADWAELIVRYRDVESVREELTVAYQGVSHYIDLQISPLTDRRSRVTGRLIVWHDITERKRAELELVRQTLQLERQTLALQQAKDAAEAASRAKSAFLSSMSHELRTPLTAILGYTELIETDLGEGETDQIGGDIARIKTSGEHLLGLISSVLDYSKIEAGKLVLDLTTFAIADLMDELATLARPLVEHQGNRLVVECPPAIGTMHADIIRTRQILLNLLSNAAKFTRQGQVTLRASRSVGVDGVSIVFEVIDTGIGMDTEQIGQLFQEFMQIDLSSEYHQGGTGLGLALSRQLCRLMGGDIVVVSQLHVGSTFTAIIPAHVAESADLAQTLRSST
- a CDS encoding class I SAM-dependent methyltransferase, with amino-acid sequence MLEQILDRVSEQPQAWNMLRRVVENGFRGERAVIERELAPWRDVGQREFLDFGCGTGEFAPAFPPTYYTGVDLARYYVQYAGRHYPGRFAVASGAAIGLSGEHFDAALVLGVFHHMPDALVRASVAELHRVLKPGATLLVMEDTPPPDPWNVAGHLMHWLDRGGYIRTNQEYRALLAPQFSVRHNYAMRSGICDYEVYVLDRSV
- a CDS encoding class I SAM-dependent methyltransferase, with the translated sequence MERTEYAVMAAVEGRHWWYGGMRAIAAALLDEVYAGRRDLQVLDAGCGTGGNALFLRRYGNVAGIDLAAEALELGGPRLPGVLARASVLELPFASGSFDLVTSFDVLYHRAVPDERQALAEARRVLRPGGRLLIRLPAYEFLRSKHDRAVHTRRRYTSTAALALIASGGLIVERCSYINSLLFPLPLAQRLLERALPMLEQGQSDLALPAPPVNELLRWPLAGEAAWLARGGTFPIGLSILIRARRAS
- a CDS encoding DUF507 family protein, producing the protein MKLSPDKVEQLAANLVDKLAEIDGVLFKGDDGQLRLAAQQVITDELMVEEQLDAEIHKMLQAYKYEITMGRMNYDELFKKTKQRMVKERKLTL
- a CDS encoding glycosyltransferase family 4 protein, whose product is MSTRATTPLRVALISAEYPPRPGGVGDYTQQLGRALAARGHTVFVFTIHESRFTIYHVSSPSLDPPSTVDLRPAGWGWRSWRAVRTALAATRPDLLHIEYQTGACGMHPAINLLPWRLRQSQHRPRVVVTAHDLLLPYLLPKAGALRRWVTRRLLRAADAVIVTNAADIAAAAGYCGPASQPVLIPIGSNIAVAPPPEYAREAWRTRLGADSATTLVAYFGLISRTKGLETLIDALGRLPSTVRLLLIGGAATTAEDRAYAAAIERQIAERGLGTRVQRTGHCAPAEVSAYLLAADIAALPFSDGASFRRGSLLAALAHGLPVITTAPAGALPSAPARLGDGANMLLVPAGDAPSLAQAIGRLQRDPQLCERLRQGGQALARQFSWEAIAEQHDVLYHQLARR
- a CDS encoding polyprenyl synthetase family protein, with amino-acid sequence MTQTDIRTQIQAAMRAAFPAAEARVARFYAMQEYQLGWRDERLGVASYDPGKLIRPALTLLACRAAGGDPRTALPLAAGIQLIHDFSLIHDDIEDNSDTRRSRPTVWKVWGLAQGINTGDGMYTIAHLALHQLRDAGVPAERTLEIIRRFDQTILRICEGQFLDLSFEGDLTIAAADYLAMISRKTAALIAAAAGLGALVGGADATSAGAMFEYGESLGLAFQIQDDVLGIWGDPEVTGKPFAADLYRRKLSLPIIHALTADGPHGQLAQLYGQPEVGDADVRRILAILDRADARGYTEGVAAHYHQRALAALDATRGDAAAINEIRAITERLLGRRS
- a CDS encoding BlaI/MecI/CopY family transcriptional regulator gives rise to the protein MPLNMRFRFSPTKDGLVKVLGPLETDIMQIIWQDERSTVKKVHRKLSQQRDIAYTTVMTTMSRLAEKGVLNRHREGLAYVYTPAITEDDFVTMVVQQVLDGLLDDYSETAIDYMVDYLARRNPSELRRLQKALQARVAA